One segment of Streptomyces sp. XD-27 DNA contains the following:
- a CDS encoding FtsW/RodA/SpoVE family cell cycle protein: MAVGFAVHGAFPRDAARYGSGLGALALAAHLTVRLRAPYADPLVLPIAFLLNGLGLVLIYRLDLATPGASAAPTQLVWSTLGMALFMAAVLSLRDHRALQRYAYVCVATALALLTVPVFFPAVNGAKIWVRFAGLSFQPGEFAKVLLAVFFAAYLAAGRHALAYLGRTIGPLRLPPGRVLGPVVAIWLVSVGVLVLERDLGTSILFFGLFVVLLYVATGRLGWIAVGLLLVAAGAVAVASVEPHVNERVRDWLHPFAGTESGGGGANQLAQSLFAFAAGGVLGTGLGEGHSSLIGFAMKSDFILATVGEELGLAGLTALFLLYALLIACGFRTALVLRDPFGRLLAAGLAAILALQVFVIAGGVTGLIPLTGMPMPFLAQGGSSVITNWIIVALLVRLSDSARGQPGQPERPGETGRPGASGRPGGRAGRSRRSAAAA; the protein is encoded by the coding sequence ATGGCCGTCGGCTTCGCCGTCCACGGCGCCTTCCCGCGCGACGCCGCCCGCTACGGCTCCGGGCTCGGCGCGCTCGCGCTCGCCGCCCATCTCACCGTCCGGCTCCGCGCCCCGTACGCCGACCCGCTCGTCCTGCCCATCGCCTTCCTGCTCAACGGCCTCGGGCTGGTCCTCATCTACCGGCTGGACCTCGCCACGCCCGGCGCCTCGGCCGCCCCGACCCAGCTCGTCTGGTCCACGCTCGGCATGGCGCTGTTCATGGCCGCCGTGCTGAGCCTGCGGGACCACCGGGCCCTCCAGCGTTACGCGTACGTGTGCGTCGCCACCGCCCTGGCCCTGCTCACGGTGCCGGTCTTCTTCCCCGCGGTCAACGGCGCCAAGATCTGGGTGCGGTTCGCCGGGCTGTCGTTCCAGCCGGGCGAGTTCGCCAAGGTGCTGCTCGCGGTGTTCTTCGCGGCGTATCTCGCGGCGGGGCGGCACGCGCTGGCGTATCTCGGCCGCACGATCGGCCCGCTGCGGCTGCCGCCCGGCCGGGTGCTCGGCCCGGTCGTCGCGATCTGGCTGGTCAGCGTGGGCGTACTGGTCCTGGAGCGGGACCTGGGCACCTCGATCCTGTTCTTCGGGCTCTTCGTCGTCCTGCTGTACGTGGCCACCGGCCGCCTCGGGTGGATCGCGGTCGGCCTGCTGCTGGTGGCGGCCGGTGCGGTGGCCGTCGCGTCCGTGGAACCACATGTCAACGAGCGGGTACGGGACTGGCTGCACCCGTTCGCGGGCACCGAGTCCGGCGGTGGCGGCGCCAACCAGCTCGCCCAGTCCCTGTTCGCGTTCGCCGCGGGCGGCGTGCTCGGCACGGGGCTGGGCGAGGGCCACTCCTCCCTCATCGGCTTCGCCATGAAGTCCGACTTCATCCTGGCGACGGTCGGCGAGGAGCTGGGGCTGGCCGGCCTGACGGCGCTGTTCCTGCTGTACGCGCTGCTGATCGCCTGCGGCTTCCGTACCGCGCTCGTCCTTCGCGACCCGTTCGGCAGGCTGCTCGCCGCCGGTCTGGCCGCCATCCTCGCGCTCCAGGTCTTCGTCATCGCGGGCGGGGTGACCGGCCTGATCCCGCTGACCGGGATGCCGATGCCGTTCCTCGCCCAGGGCGGCTCCTCGGTGATCACCAACTGGATCATCGTCGCGCTGCTCGTCCGGCTCAGCGACAGCGCCCGCGGCCAGCCCGGACAGCCCGAGCGGCCCGGGGAGACAGGGCGGCCCGGGGCGTCGGGGCGGCCGGGCGGCCGGGCCGGGCGTTCCCGGCGGTCGGCGGCCGCCGCGTGA
- a CDS encoding LysR family transcriptional regulator — MAGADARGGGLEIRELECFLALSEELHFGRAAERLYVTQSRVSQLLRSLERRIGARLLDRTSRRVRLTPLGERFLAELRPAYGALRGAVDSARAAARGLGEPLRLGFQGTADEYVMAVVADFRDRHPGCEVETVEIPLGDPFGALRSGAVDAAIVLLPVAEPDLIPGPAFSRQPQTLAVSVRHPFAARASVSVEELADSRLIGPTAPAPRYWREAMAPTVTPDGRPIPRGPEVRTLQEGLSYVAADRGTMLCCAPTALHQGRRDVAFVPVTGAPESVLGLVWRRSHETERIRTFSRTLAEAVRPPRGAGTVPPGGRGARAGARV, encoded by the coding sequence GTGGCAGGCGCCGACGCGCGCGGCGGCGGTCTGGAGATACGCGAGCTGGAGTGTTTCCTCGCCCTCAGCGAGGAGTTGCACTTCGGGCGCGCGGCCGAGCGGCTGTACGTGACACAGAGCCGGGTGAGCCAGCTCCTGCGCTCGCTGGAGCGGCGGATCGGCGCCCGGCTGCTGGACCGCACCAGCCGCCGCGTCCGGCTGACCCCGCTCGGTGAGCGCTTCCTGGCCGAGCTGCGGCCCGCGTACGGCGCCCTGCGCGGCGCGGTGGACTCCGCGCGGGCAGCCGCCCGCGGCCTCGGGGAGCCGCTGCGCCTGGGCTTCCAGGGCACGGCGGACGAGTACGTCATGGCGGTGGTCGCCGACTTCCGCGACCGGCATCCGGGCTGCGAGGTCGAGACCGTCGAGATCCCGCTGGGTGACCCGTTCGGCGCGCTGCGCTCCGGCGCGGTGGACGCGGCCATCGTCCTGCTGCCGGTCGCCGAGCCGGACCTGATACCGGGTCCGGCCTTCTCGCGGCAGCCGCAGACCCTGGCCGTCTCGGTGCGGCACCCGTTCGCGGCACGGGCGTCGGTGTCCGTGGAGGAGCTGGCGGACTCCCGGCTGATCGGCCCGACGGCACCCGCGCCGCGGTACTGGCGGGAGGCCATGGCCCCTACCGTGACGCCGGACGGGCGGCCGATCCCGCGCGGCCCCGAGGTGCGCACGCTCCAGGAAGGGCTGAGTTACGTCGCGGCGGACCGGGGCACGATGCTGTGCTGCGCGCCGACCGCGCTGCACCAGGGGCGCAGGGATGTGGCGTTCGTGCCGGTCACCGGCGCGCCGGAGTCGGTCCTGGGCCTGGTGTGGCGGCGCTCCCACGAGACCGAGCGCATACGGACGTTCAGCCGGACGCTCGCGGAGGCGGTACGTCCACCCCGTGGCGCAGGCACCGTTCCGCCGGGTGGTCGCGGTGCGCGGGCAGGCGCGCGCGTCTGA
- a CDS encoding MFS transporter → MSEATETTLAASSPDGASPQARTAWLAVATVAVGIFAVVTTEMLPVGLLTSIGAALGTSDGTVGLALTVPGLVAAVAAPLLTVAVGRLDRRLVLCGLMGLLAAANLVSALAPAFPVLLAARVMVGVSIGGVWAIAGGLAARLVPERSAGAATSLIFSGVAVASVLGVPAGTLIGDLADWRAAFWTVCALALAVTVAMAVLLPPLPADRPVRLGEVPGLFRKAQLRAGLVTTGLLVVAHFGAYTYVRPVLEDVSGVGAGLISTLLLVYGVAGVAGNFLAGSAAHRDPRRTLMVLCALLAVAELLVPLLGRTTAGAAALLVLWGLAYGGVSVTTQNWMLRSAPEAREAASALFVGVFNLAISLGALLGGRVADHIALSGVMWCGGALAVLALLSAGVLGRARRARHG, encoded by the coding sequence ATGTCCGAAGCCACGGAAACCACCCTCGCCGCGTCCTCTCCTGACGGCGCGTCACCCCAGGCCCGCACCGCCTGGCTCGCCGTCGCCACGGTCGCCGTCGGCATCTTCGCCGTCGTCACCACCGAGATGCTGCCGGTCGGTCTGCTCACCTCCATCGGCGCCGCCCTCGGGACCTCCGACGGCACGGTGGGGCTGGCCCTGACCGTGCCCGGCCTGGTCGCCGCGGTCGCCGCCCCGCTGCTGACCGTCGCCGTCGGCCGGCTGGACCGGCGACTGGTGCTGTGCGGACTGATGGGCCTGCTGGCCGCCGCCAATCTGGTCTCCGCCCTGGCCCCGGCCTTCCCCGTCCTGCTCGCCGCCCGGGTCATGGTCGGCGTCAGCATCGGCGGTGTATGGGCCATTGCGGGCGGTCTGGCCGCCCGGCTCGTGCCGGAGCGGTCCGCGGGCGCCGCCACCTCCCTGATCTTCAGCGGCGTCGCCGTCGCCTCGGTGCTCGGGGTGCCCGCCGGGACGCTGATCGGCGACCTGGCCGACTGGCGGGCGGCGTTCTGGACCGTCTGCGCGCTGGCGCTGGCCGTCACGGTCGCCATGGCCGTTCTGCTGCCCCCGCTGCCCGCCGACCGCCCGGTCCGGCTCGGCGAGGTGCCCGGTCTGTTCCGTAAAGCTCAGCTCCGGGCCGGGCTGGTCACCACCGGGCTGCTGGTGGTGGCGCACTTCGGCGCGTACACGTACGTGCGGCCGGTGCTGGAGGACGTGTCCGGCGTCGGCGCGGGCCTGATCAGCACGCTGCTGCTGGTGTACGGCGTGGCGGGTGTGGCCGGGAACTTCCTGGCCGGGTCGGCGGCGCACCGCGACCCGCGCCGGACGCTGATGGTCCTGTGCGCGCTGCTGGCGGTGGCCGAGCTGCTGGTCCCGCTCCTGGGCCGGACCACGGCCGGGGCCGCCGCGCTGCTGGTGCTGTGGGGGCTGGCGTACGGAGGCGTGTCCGTCACCACCCAGAACTGGATGCTGCGGTCCGCGCCGGAGGCGCGCGAGGCGGCCTCCGCCCTGTTCGTCGGGGTCTTCAATCTGGCCATCTCGCTCGGCGCGCTGCTGGGCGGCCGGGTCGCCGACCACATCGCCCTGTCCGGCGTGATGTGGTGCGGCGGCGCGCTGGCGGTACTGGCGCTGCTGAGTGCGGGGGTGCTGGGCCGGGCGAGGCGTGCGCGGCACGGGTGA
- a CDS encoding peptidoglycan DD-metalloendopeptidase family protein: MLRQGRADPGRPRPGDLPRRRQGRPAAAPKAQAPKAEAPKAGPKHAKPAAPAQEQNYTVVSGDTLYKIAQTHGVDGGWQAVYEANREVVGDNPNLIFPGQDLSLTEQAATPRAPKHAAPKPAAPAHEAPKPAAPAHQAPATGWTAPVDAPMGTPYHQAGSAWSSGYHTGVDFPVATGTGIKAVGSGTVVSAGWGGAYGNQVVIRHEDGKYSQYAHLSSLSVTVGETVTGGEQIGLSGTTGNSSGPHLHFEIRSAAGYGSDVDPLAYLRAHGVSI; this comes from the coding sequence GTGCTCCGGCAAGGCCGGGCTGACCCAGGGCGGCCCCGCCCCGGCGATCTCCCCCGACGGCGCCAAGGCCGCCCCGCGGCCGCCCCGAAGGCGCAGGCTCCGAAGGCCGAGGCCCCGAAGGCCGGCCCGAAGCACGCCAAGCCCGCCGCGCCGGCGCAGGAGCAGAACTACACCGTCGTCAGCGGCGACACCCTGTACAAGATCGCCCAGACGCACGGCGTCGACGGTGGCTGGCAGGCCGTCTACGAGGCCAACCGCGAGGTCGTCGGCGACAACCCGAACCTCATCTTCCCCGGCCAGGACCTGTCCCTGACCGAGCAGGCCGCCACGCCGCGCGCCCCGAAGCACGCCGCCCCGAAGCCGGCCGCCCCGGCGCACGAGGCCCCGAAGCCCGCCGCCCCGGCGCACCAGGCCCCGGCCACGGGCTGGACCGCCCCGGTCGACGCCCCGATGGGCACCCCGTACCACCAGGCCGGCAGCGCCTGGTCCAGCGGCTACCACACCGGCGTCGACTTCCCCGTCGCCACCGGCACCGGCATCAAGGCCGTCGGCTCCGGCACGGTCGTCTCCGCCGGCTGGGGTGGCGCCTACGGCAACCAGGTCGTCATCCGCCACGAGGACGGCAAGTACAGCCAGTACGCCCACCTGTCGTCCCTCTCGGTCACCGTCGGCGAGACCGTGACCGGCGGCGAGCAGATCGGCCTGTCCGGCACCACCGGCAACAGCAGCGGCCCGCACCTGCACTTCGAGATCCGTTCCGCCGCCGGCTACGGCTCGGACGTCGACCCGCTGGCCTACCTGCGCGCCCACGGCGTCAGCATCTGA
- a CDS encoding transposase, whose protein sequence is MPLNDFTERLFGNLRRADQRRWAQAYLAALLITPGKKSVRRLADAVSASPTAMQSLRQFVSLSPWDWEPVMRELTRWTEGQGPASAWTLGRAVMPKRGQRSVGVHRCFDPSSGRTLNCQRGLGAFLCIGAVQVPVDWRLFLPAPWTEDVQLRKRARIPDTVEYRPLWAHALDLVDTLTARTASTGAPVVADMSDDPDVGLLLRGLSQRGRDFVVAVPQHLKVLPAGERASNVPGPISAKDHASSGSSPETVLISTPDGQQQSRRVHSALVHLPGVRTGPAAEYPYRLFTEVLPDNRTGAMWITSLTHRSLDNVASLAALRTCTGTAVTAMESDFGLLDFEGRSFPGWYHHMTLVSAAYTYQRLSRSSFPQPSPCCSLNISDHTQEQPQNAELRG, encoded by the coding sequence GTGCCCTTGAACGACTTCACCGAGAGGCTCTTCGGGAACCTGCGGCGAGCGGACCAACGCAGGTGGGCGCAGGCCTATCTGGCGGCGCTGCTCATCACTCCCGGCAAGAAGTCCGTCCGCCGCCTGGCCGACGCCGTCTCGGCGTCCCCCACCGCGATGCAGTCGCTGCGCCAGTTCGTGAGCCTCAGCCCATGGGACTGGGAGCCGGTGATGCGCGAACTCACCCGCTGGACCGAGGGGCAGGGCCCCGCCTCCGCGTGGACGCTCGGCCGCGCGGTCATGCCCAAGCGCGGTCAGCGGTCGGTCGGCGTACACCGCTGCTTCGACCCCTCCTCGGGCCGGACCCTCAACTGCCAGCGGGGGCTCGGTGCGTTCCTGTGCATCGGCGCCGTACAAGTCCCTGTCGACTGGCGCCTGTTCCTGCCCGCGCCGTGGACGGAGGACGTACAGCTACGTAAACGCGCACGTATCCCGGACACTGTTGAGTACCGCCCCCTGTGGGCCCACGCCCTTGACCTCGTCGACACGCTGACGGCCCGAACCGCTTCCACCGGCGCGCCGGTCGTGGCCGACATGAGTGACGATCCGGATGTCGGACTTCTCCTGCGCGGACTCAGTCAACGGGGGCGCGACTTCGTGGTTGCCGTACCGCAACACCTGAAGGTCCTTCCCGCCGGGGAACGCGCCTCAAACGTCCCGGGGCCGATCAGTGCGAAGGACCACGCTTCCTCCGGCAGCAGCCCCGAGACCGTGCTGATCAGCACGCCGGACGGACAACAGCAATCACGTCGCGTGCATTCCGCGCTGGTCCACCTTCCCGGGGTGCGGACGGGGCCGGCCGCCGAATATCCCTACCGGCTCTTCACCGAGGTGCTTCCGGACAACCGCACCGGCGCCATGTGGATCACCAGCCTGACCCATCGGAGCCTGGACAACGTTGCCTCACTCGCCGCCTTGCGGACGTGCACCGGCACCGCGGTCACCGCCATGGAAAGCGACTTCGGGCTCCTCGACTTCGAGGGCCGCTCCTTCCCCGGCTGGTACCACCACATGACACTTGTCTCCGCGGCGTACACCTACCAGCGCCTGTCCCGGAGCTCGTTCCCGCAGCCCTCTCCGTGCTGCTCTCTCAACATCTCCGACCACACTCAGGAACAGCCGCAGAATGCCGAGCTGAGGGGCTGA
- a CDS encoding LmbU family transcriptional regulator, whose product MMTNQAGDLDGSKVVLFRRNPDAVARQRRSGGDEPRRGVLTTNVGLQIPAGLTFEDWERAGRQLSGIVNSSSWWLGDWLVYGKDHYTDRYQRGIRAAGLQYQTLRNYAWVSRRFEFNRRRAALSFQHHAELASLPVDEQELWLDRAEQMKWTTKQLRTAIRVAREDDTRDEKQIETTRRLAVPGSRLQWWHKAAAQSGIEFEQWVLATLDNAAEQVLDEVTEQAGISA is encoded by the coding sequence ATGATGACGAATCAGGCCGGCGATCTCGACGGCTCAAAGGTCGTGCTGTTCCGCCGGAACCCGGACGCGGTGGCCCGGCAGCGCAGGAGCGGCGGTGACGAACCGCGTCGTGGCGTGCTGACAACCAACGTGGGACTGCAAATCCCGGCCGGGCTGACCTTCGAGGACTGGGAGCGGGCCGGACGGCAGCTCTCTGGAATCGTGAATTCCTCTTCTTGGTGGCTCGGTGACTGGCTCGTGTACGGCAAGGACCACTACACCGACCGGTACCAGCGGGGAATCCGTGCCGCCGGGTTGCAGTACCAGACGCTGCGGAACTACGCGTGGGTCTCACGGCGGTTCGAGTTCAATCGCCGGCGCGCGGCGCTGAGCTTCCAGCACCACGCCGAGTTGGCCTCGCTGCCGGTCGACGAGCAGGAATTATGGCTGGATCGCGCCGAGCAGATGAAGTGGACCACCAAGCAGCTGCGCACAGCCATCCGCGTCGCGCGCGAGGACGACACGCGGGACGAGAAGCAGATCGAGACGACGCGGCGGCTCGCGGTGCCCGGTAGTCGTCTGCAGTGGTGGCACAAGGCAGCGGCGCAGTCGGGAATCGAATTCGAGCAGTGGGTCCTGGCGACGCTGGACAACGCTGCCGAACAAGTCCTGGACGAGGTCACGGAACAGGCCGGCATCAGCGCCTGA
- a CDS encoding FMN-binding negative transcriptional regulator produces the protein MFVPAQYREPDGSWMVDLIRKNPLSLAVSNGSPSSGPFATHLPVIPDPQMTGEWSADLSGATLLGHMNRANPHWKALETGDVILLTFTGPHAYVSPTVYEVTPAAPTWNFTSVHVRGVVEKIDSIEETLGVVQSTVRAFEGEFGADWDMTESLGYFRKIVPAVGAFRVTVTGADGMFKLSQEQKPEVRARVEQSFGQRECTRHRETAKLMSQLP, from the coding sequence ATGTTCGTTCCCGCCCAGTATCGTGAACCGGACGGTTCGTGGATGGTCGACCTGATCCGCAAGAATCCGCTCAGCCTTGCGGTCAGCAACGGCAGCCCTTCCAGCGGTCCGTTTGCCACGCATCTGCCCGTGATTCCGGATCCGCAGATGACCGGCGAATGGAGCGCCGATCTGTCGGGCGCCACGCTACTGGGGCACATGAACCGGGCGAATCCGCACTGGAAGGCGCTGGAGACGGGCGACGTCATCCTCCTGACATTCACCGGGCCGCACGCCTATGTCTCGCCGACCGTGTACGAGGTGACGCCGGCCGCGCCGACCTGGAACTTCACCTCGGTGCACGTGCGCGGCGTGGTGGAGAAGATCGACTCAATCGAGGAGACGCTGGGCGTGGTGCAGTCCACCGTGCGCGCCTTCGAGGGTGAGTTCGGCGCCGACTGGGACATGACCGAGTCGCTCGGCTACTTCCGCAAGATCGTGCCCGCCGTGGGCGCCTTCCGGGTCACGGTGACCGGGGCTGATGGCATGTTCAAGCTCAGCCAGGAGCAGAAGCCCGAGGTTCGCGCCCGTGTGGAGCAGTCGTTCGGCCAGCGCGAGTGCACGCGGCACCGCGAGACGGCCAAGCTCATGAGCCAGCTGCCGTGA
- a CDS encoding lysine N(6)-hydroxylase/L-ornithine N(5)-oxygenase family protein, translated as MGTREPEVYDVVGIGFGPSNLSLAIALEEHQANVPERPITAAFFERQPSFGWHRNMLLPSTTMQISFLKDLATFRNPVSRYSFVSYLHASGRLPQFVNNQDFFPTRQEFHQYLEWAESSLSDRVSYGSEVTAIRLPREAGAEVPEYLQLEIRSTTGAGTRLVNARNVAISTGLVPRMPDGMVRDERVWHSSEFLEKYNRMDPDELKSVAVVGAGQSAAEITRFLYDMLPHAQVSAIIPSYGYSVADDTPFANQVFDPAAVDDYYFGTEQTREAFWRYHKNTNYSVVDDEVIRDLHRRSYEEEVRNHKRLHFLNLTRVSDVKRAGDVTRVSLQSLLDSHVQELDVDALVFATGYDTMEPTGLLGDLDRHCLRDEDGRHRVERDYRLVTTSDLPCDIYLQGGTEHTHGLSSSLLSNIAIRSGEIADAIVARRAERESGRRIPVGATGESA; from the coding sequence ATGGGTACTCGTGAACCTGAGGTATACGACGTGGTGGGCATCGGGTTCGGCCCGTCCAACCTGTCGCTCGCCATCGCCCTGGAAGAACACCAGGCCAATGTCCCGGAACGTCCGATCACCGCCGCCTTCTTCGAGCGGCAGCCGTCGTTCGGCTGGCATCGCAACATGCTGCTGCCGTCGACGACCATGCAGATTTCCTTCCTGAAGGACTTGGCCACCTTCCGCAACCCGGTGTCGCGGTACAGCTTCGTGTCGTATCTGCACGCGTCGGGCCGGCTTCCGCAGTTCGTCAACAACCAGGACTTCTTCCCGACCCGCCAGGAGTTCCACCAGTACCTGGAATGGGCCGAATCGAGCCTGTCCGACCGGGTCTCCTACGGCTCGGAGGTCACCGCGATCCGGCTACCGCGGGAGGCGGGGGCCGAGGTGCCGGAGTATCTCCAGCTCGAGATCCGCAGCACTACCGGTGCGGGCACCAGGCTGGTCAACGCGCGCAACGTGGCCATCTCGACGGGACTGGTGCCGCGCATGCCGGACGGCATGGTCCGCGACGAGCGGGTCTGGCACAGCTCGGAATTCCTGGAAAAGTACAACCGGATGGACCCGGACGAGCTCAAGAGCGTGGCAGTGGTCGGCGCCGGCCAGAGCGCGGCGGAAATCACCAGGTTCCTGTACGACATGCTCCCGCATGCGCAGGTTTCCGCGATCATTCCCTCCTACGGGTATTCCGTCGCGGATGACACGCCCTTCGCCAACCAGGTCTTCGACCCCGCTGCGGTCGACGACTACTACTTCGGAACCGAGCAGACGCGGGAAGCGTTCTGGCGCTACCACAAGAACACGAACTACTCGGTGGTCGACGACGAGGTCATCAGGGACCTGCACCGACGCTCGTACGAGGAAGAGGTCCGGAACCACAAGCGCCTCCACTTCCTCAACCTGACCAGGGTCAGCGACGTCAAGCGGGCCGGGGACGTCACGCGGGTCTCCCTGCAGTCGCTGCTCGACAGCCACGTGCAGGAGCTCGACGTCGACGCGCTCGTCTTCGCCACCGGCTACGACACCATGGAGCCGACCGGCCTGCTCGGCGACCTCGACCGCCACTGCCTGCGGGACGAGGACGGACGGCACCGGGTGGAGCGCGACTACCGGCTCGTCACCACCTCGGATCTGCCCTGCGACATCTACCTCCAGGGCGGCACCGAGCACACCCACGGCCTGTCCTCGTCCCTGCTGTCGAACATCGCCATACGCAGCGGTGAGATCGCCGATGCCATCGTCGCCCGGCGCGCCGAGCGTGAATCGGGGCGCCGGATCCCCGTCGGGGCCACCGGCGAGAGCGCCTGA